A region from the Coffea eugenioides isolate CCC68of chromosome 9, Ceug_1.0, whole genome shotgun sequence genome encodes:
- the LOC113781947 gene encoding flavonoid 3'-monooxygenase-like has product MESTWLLLALAWLVALAFLSKVFTHKRLKQNHPPGPKPWPIIGNLNLLGSNPHQSLHLLSQKYGEIMQLKFGSSPVVVASSPEMAKEFLQTHDNIFASRPTNAAGKYTSYNYSDVSWAPYGPFWRQGRKIYLTQIFSQKPLDFFESIRIEERRAFISRLYALSGKPVVMRDHLMRLTLSTSCQMVLSNKYFAQSEGDGSLFTFEEFQEMIDTWFLLGGVFNIGDWIPWLDRFDLQGYIKQMKELHKKFDRFHNHVLDDHQAKRKTENDFIPSDMVDILLQYAEDPDHQVKLTRDQIKGLIQNLLVAGTDTSAATVEWAMNELLKHPHLIEKATEELDRVIGRDKWVEEADFSELPFLDAIIKETFRLHPITTLLPPHYAIEDGTVAGYYIPKGTAVFINTWSIGRNSKYWDSPEEFVPERFLEKDIDIKGQNFALLPFGSGRRRCPGYNLGLKVVQSTLANLLHGFNWKLPHGMKPEEICMEELYGLTTHPRTPLAMIPEPRLPVNLY; this is encoded by the exons ATGGAAAGCACTTGGCTACTCTTAGCCTTGGCATGGCTTGTTGCTTTAGCTTTTCTCTCaaaagtattcactcacaaacgCCTCAAGCAAAATCATCCACCAGGACCAAAACCATGGCCTATTATTGGCAACTTGAACCTCCTCGGTTCAAACCCACATCAATCCTTACACTTGTTGTCCCAGAAATATGGAGAAATCATGCAACTAAAATTTGGTTCCAGCCCTGTTGTAGTAGCTTCATCCCCTGAAATGGCAAAAGAATTCTTGCAAACGCATGACAACATCTTCGCCTCTCGGCCTACAAATGCTGCTGGCAAATACACTAGCTATAACTACTCCGACGTGTCATGGGCACCTTATGGTCCATTCTGGCGACAAGGTCGTAAAATTTATCTAACCCAAATATTTAGTCAAAAACCACTTGACTTCTTCGAGAGCATACGCATTGAAGAAAGGCGTGCTTTCATTTCTCGTTTGTATGCTCTCTCAGGAAAGCCAGTAGTTATGAGAGATCATCTAATGCGTCTTACCCTCTCCACTTCATGCCAAATGGTTTTGAGTAACAAGTACTTTGCCCAATCTGAAGGGGATGGATCTCTATTTACCTTTGAAGAGTTCCAAGAGATGATAGATACATGGTTTTTGCTGGGTGGTGTGTTCAATATCGGGGATTGGATACCGTGGCTCGACAGATTTGATCTCCAGGGTTAcataaagcaaatgaaagaacTTCACAAGAAATTTGATAGATTCCATAACCATGTGCTTGATGATCACCAGGCCAAGAGGAAAACGGAGAATGATTTTATCCCCAGCGACATGGTGGACATTCTATTGCAATATGCTGAAGATCCTGATCACCAGGTCAAACTCACCAGAGATCAAATAAAAGGGCTAATTCAG AACTTACTGGTTGCTGGCACAGATACCTCAGCGGCCACCGTAGAATGGGCAATGAATGAACTTCTCAAACATCCACATCTCATTGAAAAGGCAACCGAAGAACTTGATCGAGTGATAGGGAGAGATAAGTGGGTGGAAGAGGCTGATTTCTCAGAGCTACCTTTTCTAGATGCAATCATAAAGGAAACCTTTAGGTTACATCCAATAACAACGCTGCTTCCACCCCACTATGCCATTGAGGATGGCACTGTAGCTGGTTATTACATTCCTAAAGGAACAGCGGTGTTTATAAACACATGGAGTATAGGGAGGAACTCAAAGTATTGGGATTCTCCTGAAGAGTTCGTGCCAGAAAGGTTTTTGGAGAAGGATATTGACATAAAGGGACAAAACTTTGCGTTATTGCCATTTGGCTCAGGTCGAAGGAGGTGCCCAGGCTATAACCTTGGACTCAAAGTTGTTCAATCAACGTTGGCCAACTTGTTGCATGGATTCAACTGGAAATTGCCTCATGGCATGAAACCAGAAGAAATTTGCATGGAAGAGCTCTACGGACTCACAACTCATCCAAGGACTCCACTTGCTATGATCCCAGAACCACGTTTGCCGGTCAATCTCTACTAG